The stretch of DNA GCTGCACGGGGTGCAACCGTGAATCGCGAGCGATCCCCTCGATGGTTTCGATCCGCGCGCCTTCGGCTTCGACCGCCAGCACCAGGCAACTATTGACCGGCACGCCCTCTAGCATCACCGTGCAGGCGCCGCAGTTGCCGTTGCCGCAACCTTCTTTAGCGCCGGTCAAATGCAACTCGTCGCGCAGCGCTTCGAGCAGCGTTTGCCGCGCCTCGCACAGAAAGTCGGCGTGCTCGCCATTGATTGTCGTCGATACGTGAATGCGTTTGGTCACACGTTGTCCTTGATTGGTCACTAGCCCGCGAAAGCGGGCCAATATCGATTGCTACGATTTGCGAGCGCGCTCGACGGCGATGGCCAGCGTGCGCTCCACCAGCACGCCAATGAGATGATCGCGATACTCCGCCGAGCCGCGACGATCGCTGATCGGGCTGGCGATGGTCTTGGCCAGTTCGCCCGCGCGGGGAAAATTCTCTGTCGTGGCGGCCTGCCCCACGAGCGATCGACTCGCCTGCTCGGCCAGCAGCGGCGTCGGCGCCACGGCGCCCAACGCGATGCGCGCGTCTTCGATCTGCTTTCCGCTCCCGTC from Pirellulales bacterium encodes:
- a CDS encoding (2Fe-2S)-binding protein yields the protein MTKRIHVSTTINGEHADFLCEARQTLLEALRDELHLTGAKEGCGNGNCGACTVMLEGVPVNSCLVLAVEAEGARIETIEGIARDSRLHPVQQCFLEGAALQCGVCTPGYLVAAKALLDKNPNPSEQEIRFQLAGNLCRCTGYDKIVQAVQEAARRLRAGAWDESASPATQEV